CGCTGTTGCCTACAGAAATGCAAGCACATATCGGTAGACTCCGGCAGAGCCTCGCTTGGTCGGACGCAGAATGGGCGCGGATTGCCGAACTCGCTCCGATCTGTAAAGGCGACGTTGAACCGTTAAAATGGAACCGGAATCCGGGACCTAAGTTAAAGTAATTATGCTCTGATGTAAACAGAATTCGATTTGAAAAAAGCAGTATTTCATGATACACTATACAACTGAGAAACCGAAAGTCTACATTGAGACGACGGTTGTGAGTTATTTGGTGGCGCGGTATAGTTCTGATACAACTATTGCCATAGTACATGGTGTCGAATACCTTGTATCATGGAACCATAAGCACATCGTGAATGCAAACGAGCGTGAACATATCAACAAAATTTGCCAAGCAGCAGGATTTAAACCGATAACGATTTGCACGCCTACTGAGTTAATAAAGAAATTTGAAATGAAAGAAGCTATTGAAGATTATACAGATCCCATTCTTGAGGAATGCCTTCGGATGAAAGCGGAGTTCAACGCCCAATTTAACTCTATGGAGGAACTCTCCGCGTATTTGAAAGCAGAAAATGAAAAATTCAAAAAACAGGGCTGGAAATACGTTTCCTACTACAAGCCCCCAGAGGAATCTGACAAGGATGCCTAAAGGAAAGGACTTCTGCCATGCCACAAAGCCCGATTTTTCATGACTATACATTTGGTGAACAGGAGCGGAAACTGCTGGATAGCGACGGCCATTTCGTTTTACCGGGTTTACTCACGTCAGAGGCACAAGAAAAGTTGACGAACTCGCTTTCGTATATCCACGAACTGTCTCGTACGCCAAAAGAAGGGCATGAACCGAATCGATTTTCCGCAGAATATGACAGTTATCTCGAAAGCCTGATTGCACACCCTCAGATGCTTGAACTCACACGGAAGGTGTTGGGTGAAGATATCCGATACGATCACTGTGTTAGCCTGAATCGACCCGGCGGCAATCGTGGCATTGGGTGGCACAGCCACGGATACGCCGATGACGATCCGAGTTTGGGGTTCGTCCGCATCTTCTTCTATGTCAACGGATTTGAACCCGACGATGGCGGTTTGAAAGCGGTTCCCGGAAGTCATTTGTATCGCGACGCAAGAATTCATGCACAGTCCGACGCGGAACTGCGAGAAAATTGGTTGACAAGCAAAACGCATCCAGAAACAGGTGAACCGCTGGAAATCGAGGCATTATCTGCCCCGCCCGGCACAGTCGCGTTGATGTGGACGCATGCGGCACATGCCGTGTCCCGAAGAAAAGAGGATAGTAATACGCGCTGGTGCGTCGTCTATGCCTATCGGAATCCCGGCAGACCGTCCGGTGCCCGCTGGCTTACCCCCGAATTTGAACGAAAATCGATCCCCGGCGCAGAGGGATTAATGTCTCTCTACTAAAGTAGGAGGCGCGCCGCGCACCATAACGCAACTATGCCACAAGATAAACCGCACATTCTCTTCCTGATCAACGACGAACACCGCCCAGATGTATTGCCAATCGAAGGAGATACCGCCATCCGCACGCCGACACTGTCTCGGTTTATGGATGAAGGGATCTACTTCCGCAACGCTTATACCCCATCCCCTATCTGTGTCCCTGCCCGACAGAGTTTTCTTTCAGGACTCTATCCGCGAAACTGTGGGAGTCTTAACTTCGGTGACCCAATGCCGACAGAGGTCCGAACCATACCGGGACAGTTAGGGAATTACGGGTACTATAGCTGCTGCGCCGGCAAGATGCACTTTGTCGGGACAGATGTGATGCACGGCTGGCAAGAACGGGTCGGGCGCGATATCATTGGTAACAATGGATATCCCTATCCTGCTGTAAAAGATGAACACTACGCACGAGTTGAATCGGAACCCGGCACGGGTCCGAAGCAGAGCAAGGTGATCCAGGAAGTTCGAGACGCACAACCCGGCTTAGGACGATGGATGCTCAATGACCAATACAATGTGGACGGTGCGCTGCTGTTCCTTGAGGAATATTTTGTCGATGCGCCTTACGATCGTCCGAGATCAAATCCGCTCTGTATGGCGGTAAGCCTCATCGCACCGCACTATCCGTATCAGTGTCCGATGGATCTGTTCAATTACTACATGCAACGGGTGGAACCGATCGTCGAAGAGCCGAATGAGAAGTTTGGATACGACGACTTTTTCAGGGTCCGGGTCGGTGAAGACGTAACCTACCGTCAGGCGCACCGAGCGACCGCGGCATACTACGGGATGATCGAGTGGATGGACACACAATTCGGGCGTGTCATTGAGAAACTGGAACATTTGAACGTCTTAGACGATTTTATTATTGTTTTCCTCTCTGACCACGGTGAGATGCTCGGCACGAAAGGACTTTGGGAGAAACAGAGCTACTTTGAGGCTTCGGCACGGGTGCCGCTCTCTATCTGGTATCCGAAACGGTTTGGGCGAGAACCGAAAATTGTTGAACAGAATGTCTCATTAGTCGATCTGTTTCCAACCGTATGTGAGTTAGTAGACATCCTCGCCCCCGATGAACTTGATGGACGTTCGCTTATGCCGCTGATTGAAGGAAATTCAACAGGATGGCATGATACCGTTTATAGTGAACTGTGGCGTGCGCAAAACGGACCATCTGTGATGGTCAAAGAGGGGAGTTTAAAGTATTTCCAATTTAATAACGATAAGGGGTGGCCTGAACAACTTTTCGATCTCACCAAGGATCCGGATGAACGAAACAACTTAATCGATGCCCCTGCTTACGCCGACGCCCTCTCAAAACTCCGCGCGAAAGCCGAGGCATTACCGCCCCCGCGCCGGAAGGATGAGAATAACAGATTTATCGACCCACATCGTCCGATCACACTTTCGAAATAAAGTCGCTCCACACAAATTCAGAACTTCTATCTAAAAGATTTGTTATCTGATATAAGTCGTCATTTCTCCACTGTAGGCATCTTCGATACGCGGCGCGTGGTTCAAAAGCAGATATAATCTTTGTATTTCTTGATAGGAGAAATATCCATATTCGGTTGTTTCACAACTCAGCCGAAGTTCACCACCTACAATTTCTGCTTCAAAGCATAGAGCCACTAACTGAATTTTGTTTCCGTCTTGATATACAATCAACTCGTGTGGGGTTGTGTAAACGCCGATGAGACGTTTTATTGCAACTCGCAAACCTGTTTCTTCTTCAACTTCCCGTATACACGCTTCGCTTGCACTTTCCCCCGGTTCCATCCCTCCACTGGGTAGACACCATTGGTTGTTATCCTCGCGTCTTGTCAGTAGGATATTTTCACGATCTTTATCAAAAATGACAGCTGAACATCCAACGCGGATTGCGCCATTTTTTCCCACGCGAGGCCCTGTAATGATTCGAGCCATTTCGCCTCTCCATCTGTCGTTGAAAAATCTGTGTTGTTCAATAAACAGGCTAAAATAGGTCATTTGCCTCAATGAGAAACACTTCTTCTTTTTTCATCCTCTGCTTAAGAGCATCTGTGAACCCATTTGCAGAAAACAAAATATATCGCGGGTTGCGTTTCCACTGATTAGGAACTTTTGAGGTGTTTTCGATGAGGTGATTTAGGACGTTTTCTCCGACTGGCGCACTCCACCACTTACACTCGCCAAACCAGTGACTGTCGTCAATATTTTCTGTTAACACATCGATTTCAAGATTGGAGCCCCAATGTGCTCCGACCTGTTTGGAGGCGACCTTTAATTTTTCTCCCCAATAAAGACTGATATATTGACGACAAACGTCTTCAAAAATTTCGCCCATATAGTGTGAGAGATTCGGAGCAATCATCTGCGCATACACCAACTCCGCGTTTCCAGATTCGATGAGACTTCGATTGGGTAGCACGAACCGAAACCAGAATTTGACGTAGTTATCAGCGATTTTATAAAGCCCTTTTTTACTTTTTTCAGGCGCCCGTTCAGTGATAGGTGTTTCGCGTTTGACTAACCCCAGTTCCCGAAGCACGCTGAGATACTTATTCACGCTCGTTGCGTCAAGTCCAACCCGTTGGGAAATTTCATTCAATCGCGTCGCGCCACCAGCGATTGCATGCAGCACACTTGCATACGTTCTCGGTTCTCTGAGTTCTGTGCGTAACAAGAAATTAACTTCATCAAACAAGTACCCTTGGGGCGTGAGCAGTTCGTCCTTGATATGCTGTTCAAGCATTCTGTCTGAATAGTTTGAGGCACGCAACGCAAATTGATTGAGATACGCTGGAATACCGCCCAGGATACCGTAAGCGATGAGTTTTTCTTCCGCAGAATATTGAGAAAAAAAAGATCCACTGTCGCGGTAGGAAAGCGGCATCAAACGGAGTTGTCCAGTGCGCCGTCCATATAGCGGTGAGCGTTCCGCCAACACCTCTCGCTCCATAAAACTCACCTGTGATCCACATAAAATCAAAAAAAGTTTGCTATTTTTTCCGTGTAGATCCCAGAACCTTTGAATCAATGAAGGAAGTGCGGCGTTATCCTCACAGAGATATTGAAATTCGTCAAGTACGAAAATAAGTCTTTCTGCTTGTGCCTGCTGTGCAAAGTAGATAAGGGCAGACTCCCAATCCTTAAAGGCAAGGCTCTGCAGTAATGGATCATCGATGACATGTCGCGCAATCTCAGTCAACTGCTGGAGGTGATCTCGCTCCTTCAACTGACTGGCAAGGAAATAGATACTTCTTTTGTCCTTACAAAATCGTGATAGGAGTTCAGTTTTCCCAACCCGTTTTCTGCCATATAGCACAAAAAATTCCGCTATTTCTGACTGAAACATCCGTTCTAAAGCCGCTAATTCTTGGTGTCTATTGATGAACATAGATTTTTCTCCTTAAACATGCCCCTAATTATTATACTCTAAAGTATAATTAAAATTCAATGAAAAATGAGGAACGACACACTCACATATCTCGGGATTTGCTTGCACATATTTCACTTTAATGGTACACTATTGAGCAATCAAGCAACTTTGAGGATGGTAAGACTTAAGCCACTGTTGGAAGTTAACATCACCCGTACAGAAGAAGTGGAGGAGATATTCCATAATGTCCCAGACACAGCTATCATTTTTAAACCCTTCAAGCTGGGTGCGCACGCGTTGTGTGAGTTTTGTGTTACTCTTGTTAGGACTCACCATTGTCCTACAACCTATCTATGCCGAGAAACTTCAATTTGACCGTGATGTTCTGCCGATATTGTCGGATAAATGCTTTGCGTGTCACGGTCCCGACCCCGCGGTCCGGCAAGCCAATCTGCGACTTGACACAAAGGAAGGCGCATTCTCTGCCCCGAGTGGTTATCCAATCATTGTCCCAGGTGAACCCGAAAACAGTGAATTGGTCCTACGCATAACACACGAGAATATCGACCAGCGGATGCCACCGCAGATATCGAATCGACAACCGACACAGGAAGATATTGATACGCTTATCCAGTGGATTGCTGAAGGTGCCGAATGGGAAGACCATTGGGTTTACAGTCTCCCTGAACGGGTTGAACCCCCTACTGTTGAAAACACCACATGGGTCCGCAACTCCATTGATGCTTTCATACTTGGGAGATTAGAGGCAGAAGGTCTCACGCCGTCAACGGAAGCGGATAAACGAACGCTTATCCGCCGCTTGAGTTTCGATCTCACTGGATTACTGCCCACACCTGCTGAAGTGGATCAGTTTCTAAGGGATGAGAACCCGAATGCTTACGAATCTCTTGTTAACAGGCTTCTGTCTAAACCGCAGTATGGTGAACGGATGGCAATGTACTGGCTCGATCTGGTGCGCTATGCGGATACCAGCGGCTACCATGCTGACGAAAATGTGAGTATCTGGCCCTATCGTGACTATGTGATAAAAGCGTTTAACGACAACATGCCGTTTGATCAGTTTACAATCGAAAATCTTGCGGGTGATCTCCTACCGAGCCCAACACCGGCACAGAAAGTCGCCGCCGGGTATAACCGTCTGAATCAGACAACCTCAGAAGGCGGTGCACAAGCGAAAGAATATCTCGCAATCTATGCCGCAGACAGAGTTCGAACGACCGCCTCCGTCTGGTTGGGTGCAACGCTCGGTTGTGCGCAGTGTCACGACCACAAGTTTGATCCGTATACTGCGAAAGATTTTTACAGTTTCGCCGCGTTTTTCGCCGATGTAGAGGGACCGGGAGTATACCCCGGTAGAAGTAAGTGGGAACCAATTGTAATGCTGCCGACATCCGCACAGAAGTCAGGACTTCAGGATATTGAGGAAGAATTAGCACAATTAGAGCGGGTGTTCAAAGCGTCATCCCCTGGATTAGCAGCAGAGCAGATGGAATGGGAGAACGAGGTACTTTCACTGCTTGACTCAATAGAATCGACTGATTTCGCCTGGATAGACGACGCGCAAGTAAACGGTGGTCGAACTGAAGGCACATGGGAATTCGTCGGCAAAGATGAAGCACCTGTTTTCAGTAAATTATATTCACGAAAACAGACAGCAGAAGCAGGGAAAACCGTCCAACACGCTTTCCGTGGCGCGAACCGAAATTTCACTGTAGCAGAAGGCGACCGATTCTTTGCTTATGTTTGGCTTGATCCCGAATCACCCCCAGAAACCGTCATG
This genomic window from Candidatus Poribacteria bacterium contains:
- a CDS encoding NUDIX domain-containing protein, with product MARIITGPRVGKNGAIRVGCSAVIFDKDRENILLTRREDNNQWCLPSGGMEPGESASEACIREVEEETGLRVAIKRLIGVYTTPHELIVYQDGNKIQLVALCFEAEIVGGELRLSCETTEYGYFSYQEIQRLYLLLNHAPRIEDAYSGEMTTYIR
- a CDS encoding type II toxin-antitoxin system VapC family toxin; translated protein: MIHYTTEKPKVYIETTVVSYLVARYSSDTTIAIVHGVEYLVSWNHKHIVNANEREHINKICQAAGFKPITICTPTELIKKFEMKEAIEDYTDPILEECLRMKAEFNAQFNSMEELSAYLKAENEKFKKQGWKYVSYYKPPEESDKDA
- a CDS encoding sulfatase-like hydrolase/transferase, with product MPQDKPHILFLINDEHRPDVLPIEGDTAIRTPTLSRFMDEGIYFRNAYTPSPICVPARQSFLSGLYPRNCGSLNFGDPMPTEVRTIPGQLGNYGYYSCCAGKMHFVGTDVMHGWQERVGRDIIGNNGYPYPAVKDEHYARVESEPGTGPKQSKVIQEVRDAQPGLGRWMLNDQYNVDGALLFLEEYFVDAPYDRPRSNPLCMAVSLIAPHYPYQCPMDLFNYYMQRVEPIVEEPNEKFGYDDFFRVRVGEDVTYRQAHRATAAYYGMIEWMDTQFGRVIEKLEHLNVLDDFIIVFLSDHGEMLGTKGLWEKQSYFEASARVPLSIWYPKRFGREPKIVEQNVSLVDLFPTVCELVDILAPDELDGRSLMPLIEGNSTGWHDTVYSELWRAQNGPSVMVKEGSLKYFQFNNDKGWPEQLFDLTKDPDERNNLIDAPAYADALSKLRAKAEALPPPRRKDENNRFIDPHRPITLSK
- a CDS encoding phytanoyl-CoA dioxygenase family protein gives rise to the protein MPQSPIFHDYTFGEQERKLLDSDGHFVLPGLLTSEAQEKLTNSLSYIHELSRTPKEGHEPNRFSAEYDSYLESLIAHPQMLELTRKVLGEDIRYDHCVSLNRPGGNRGIGWHSHGYADDDPSLGFVRIFFYVNGFEPDDGGLKAVPGSHLYRDARIHAQSDAELRENWLTSKTHPETGEPLEIEALSAPPGTVALMWTHAAHAVSRRKEDSNTRWCVVYAYRNPGRPSGARWLTPEFERKSIPGAEGLMSLY
- a CDS encoding ATP-binding protein, which translates into the protein MFINRHQELAALERMFQSEIAEFFVLYGRKRVGKTELLSRFCKDKRSIYFLASQLKERDHLQQLTEIARHVIDDPLLQSLAFKDWESALIYFAQQAQAERLIFVLDEFQYLCEDNAALPSLIQRFWDLHGKNSKLFLILCGSQVSFMEREVLAERSPLYGRRTGQLRLMPLSYRDSGSFFSQYSAEEKLIAYGILGGIPAYLNQFALRASNYSDRMLEQHIKDELLTPQGYLFDEVNFLLRTELREPRTYASVLHAIAGGATRLNEISQRVGLDATSVNKYLSVLRELGLVKRETPITERAPEKSKKGLYKIADNYVKFWFRFVLPNRSLIESGNAELVYAQMIAPNLSHYMGEIFEDVCRQYISLYWGEKLKVASKQVGAHWGSNLEIDVLTENIDDSHWFGECKWWSAPVGENVLNHLIENTSKVPNQWKRNPRYILFSANGFTDALKQRMKKEEVFLIEANDLF
- a CDS encoding DUF1553 domain-containing protein, which encodes MSQTQLSFLNPSSWVRTRCVSFVLLLLGLTIVLQPIYAEKLQFDRDVLPILSDKCFACHGPDPAVRQANLRLDTKEGAFSAPSGYPIIVPGEPENSELVLRITHENIDQRMPPQISNRQPTQEDIDTLIQWIAEGAEWEDHWVYSLPERVEPPTVENTTWVRNSIDAFILGRLEAEGLTPSTEADKRTLIRRLSFDLTGLLPTPAEVDQFLRDENPNAYESLVNRLLSKPQYGERMAMYWLDLVRYADTSGYHADENVSIWPYRDYVIKAFNDNMPFDQFTIENLAGDLLPSPTPAQKVAAGYNRLNQTTSEGGAQAKEYLAIYAADRVRTTASVWLGATLGCAQCHDHKFDPYTAKDFYSFAAFFADVEGPGVYPGRSKWEPIVMLPTSAQKSGLQDIEEELAQLERVFKASSPGLAAEQMEWENEVLSLLDSIESTDFAWIDDAQVNGGRTEGTWEFVGKDEAPVFSKLYSRKQTAEAGKTVQHAFRGANRNFTVAEGDRFFAYVWLDPESPPETVMLQWNDGTWDHRAFWGEDKINLGEIGSDTPAHKPMGSLPTLGEWVRLEVDPADVGVEPGSVLNGMAFVQFGGTAYWDVAGVATTRGSAVKHTHTEQIITAIQVDPSVRTTHQREQIAAEYRRITPALDGIRNQIAALQKQKGEIEAQIPYSLTTVSTLPRTTRVLPRGNWMDDSGEIVEPMIPTFLGDLGIKNRRPTRLELAQWVASKDNPLTARTFVNRLWALHFGTGLSRVLDDLGAQGESPVHPELLDWLAVEFVESGWNVKHIVKLLVTSNTYRQSSKSNEVLEEKDAYNRLLARQSRWRLDAEAVRDNALMLSGLLVPTIGGPSVRPYQPKGYYSNLNFPKRVYMHDTGENQYRRGLYTHWQRTFLHPSMMAFDAPSRQECTAERATSNTPMQALTLLNDPSYVEAARVFAARIIEEGGESVAERINWAYQWTLSRMPQPRELEIMTNLYEKHHAEYTANLDAANTLVAMGEAPLTEGVVPDELAAWTSVARVILNLHETIMRY